The Macaca mulatta isolate MMU2019108-1 chromosome 9, T2T-MMU8v2.0, whole genome shotgun sequence genomic sequence CCTCAAGGAGGAAGAGAGCATGGCTTATTGGAGAAACCGAGACCTGTACTGCAGAGTAGTGGGAGAGGACACGCTGGAGCAGAAGTCTGGTGGGGAAGACTTTGTAAGCTATATTAAAGAGTTTAAACCTAATCCTAAGAGCAGTAAAATGCCATTGAAGGGACTTAGGGAGGGTCTCAGGCAGTGATCAGATATGCATTTAAAAAGCTTCTGGCTGTTTTTGAACCCTGGAGGGAGAAGGTTTGGTGGGGGAAAGCTAGTTGGGAGGTTTTTGAAGTTAGAGGTGCTGATGGCTGGCTCACTTTTAGCCTGGGCTTAGCACTTGGATGATCTTGGTACTCTGGGAGCTGTGCTATTTGGGAATTGAGTGATGGGTGAGGTCAGGTGTAAGGGTGTGTCTGAATGGACACCTGATGGAGGTGAAGATGAGTGGTTCATAGAGAGCTGGGCATTGTCTTGAGATTCCAGCCTAGTCGCTGGGGCTCTGGTAGGTAGGTGGTGGCAGAGGAAGTGGAGTTGCAGCCTCTTGGCTCATCCTGGAGTGTTTGCTGAGCCAGGTGCTATTCAGGTGCAGGTTTGTAATTATAGGATTGTGAAGGCCTGGGAGGAGTTAGTGCCTAAAACCTACCACCTTTCACTTATTCTCTGGGCCTGGCCTCCTAACGCGTCCTTAACCAACCTTTCCTTTCCCTGGGCGTTGGTACCCAGCTCTGTTAGGAGGGTATatattgtggtggtggtggggggggacacctgttgcttttttcttttggaagtggTGCAGAATTTCACTTTgcagaaggggaaaagaaaagtcTTGCCTGTCTGTATGTGATCCTGTTCTCAGGCCTTTTTACTTCATGTTTCCTATACAGTAGTTTCCCCTTATCCACAGTTTCTGTTAACCTGCCGTCAACTGGGGTCTAAAAATACGTGAGTACAGTACAGTGAGATATTCTGAGAGCCAGGGAGAGACTACATTcatgtaacttttattacagtatattgttttaattgttctattttattattaatttcttattATGCCTAATTTATAACTTAAACTTCATCGTTGGTAGGTATTGTATGTATCAATACATACCAATGTATTGGTAGTATCTGTGGTTTTAGGCAtctactgggggtcttggaacttATCCCTCtaggataaggggggactactgtagcGGAGATCCCTGTGGCTCTGGCCTCACCACTACCATTCTAGTCCCTTCTGGCCCTGCCAACACCCACACTCTTGACAGGTCTGGGCGGGCTGCTTGATGCCTAATACAAGAGACCATAAATGCAGCTAGTTCTTAGAGGAGTGTCGGGCGGGGCCTTTCCATCTAGGGAATCAAGCTTTCTCTTCACTTGCTCTCACCTGCTAGGAGTGGGGAAGAGGCCCTTTGCTTGGAATTACCATTGAGAGGTTGAGTGTCTCACCGTTGAGCTTTCAAAATAAGtgtcagccgggcgtggtggctcgtgcttgtaatcccagcacttccgggggccgagtcgggtggatcacttgaggttaggagtttgagaccagcctggccaatatggtgaaaccttgtctctactaaaaatacaaaaattagctgggcatggtggtgggcgcctataatgccagctgctccggaggctgaggcaggagaatcgcttgaacccaggagtccaaACCCGGGAGTTTCACGGGGCTGGGGGTAGTGGGGTGGGGTGTGATTGCCAGAAAACTTAATGCTGCAGAAAAGTCTATGATTTTAGAGTTGTGAGGAGAGATCACCGTGGGCTGGAAGCTGGGGTGTCTTCTTGAAGAAGATAGGATTTGCACTAAGCAGAGAGCAGAGACCTAAATGGGGTTTGAGGTAGGTGAGGTTGTGCAGCTGCAGCTGTCTCTTTGCTGACCTCTTTTGCTTTGGTGAGCCCCTCAGACTGTTATTTTCACTGCTGCCAGTAGATGATTCTGAACAATCttgatttttctgatgtttttacTCCCGGGTTTTAATCTCCTGTGACTTTAGCTGTTTCTGGTTGGAGCCGAAATGTTTTTCTGCCCCAGAAGGTCCTTGAAAACTGCCATCCTGGCTGGGGCTTTTGCTCGTAGGTTGTGCTTCTCTGCCCTGCTAGCCCGGAAGTTTGGCAACAGTGGGGCAGCTGCTGAGTTTGGGCCCAGCAGTGGAGGGTACCTGATTTATGGAGCATACCAATCAGCTGCTGCCAGAGGGCTCATACCCTTCTCGCCTTCTTCTCTGCTCCAGGTGCTGCTGCACGAGGAAGGGGGTGATTCTGGCTTTGTTAGTCTGTCTCGGCTGGGCCCATCTCTGAGGGACAAGGACCTGGAAATGGAGGAGCTAATGCTGCAGGATGAGACGCTGCTGGGGACCATGCAGAGCTACATGGATGCCTCCCTCATCTCCCTCATCGAGGATTTTGGGAGCCTTGGAGAGGTGAGCTGGGGCTGGGCTTGGATATCTTCAAGCCGGAGCTTTACATGGGAGGCTCTAGCTAAAATTCTTGGCATGGCTCTGCTCTCCCAGGACTTTAGCTTCTTCCTGGGTGCCCAACCTGAACCCTTCAAGTGTATTTTTTGTCTCTAAGAGGGAAATAGGCTGCAGGCTGCCAGATTATGTCCCATGTAAGAATTCCTTGCCTAACTTGGACTGTAGTCCAAGGCCTTTCCCACTGTCTAGGCCCCTGAACTGCATGTCCAGAGGGTTCTGATCTCTGTTTTTGAGGTCATTTCTAGCCTAGCCGATGGTTGTCTGCTGAGCGTCCCACATCTTATTTGAGGGTAGGGGAATGTGTGAAGCCCAAGCTTGAGTCAAGTCTGACAGGTCCCTGTTGACACCAGAGAGCTGGTGGATGGTAACTGAGATCGGAATCTATGCCTTCTGGTATTCAGATCCCTCTTGCTGCCCCATTAGCTgagttgaacctgggagactgatTCTTTCGATATCCAGTCCTTAGTGGCATAGTAGGTCATTAGGGATGTTGGTAGGACCTTCTGGTTGTTTTTCTGGAGCAGAGCAGGTTATCTCTGGAGGACCAGAATGAAGTGTCGCTGCTCACGGCTCTGACGGAGATCTTGGACAATGCAGATTCTGAGAACCTTTCTCCATTTGACAGCATTCCTGATTCGGAGCTGCTTGTGTCACCCCGGGAGGGCTCCTCTGTGAGTGTGGGACCAGGGGAAGGGGATTGGTATGAAGTTTAGACCCATGCCTGTGGACCTACTCATATAGCTCTGAAGCATAGACTGATCTCAGGTCTTTCTTTCCTCTTAGCTACACAAGCTGCTTACTCTCTCTCGGACACCTCCAGAACGTGACCTCATCACCCCAGTTGACCCATTGGGGCCCAGTACAGGCAGCAGTAGAGGGAGTGGGGTAAGCCTGACCTAGGGGGCTTCAGAAACTCCCAGGTGGGAGGAATGTGTGGGGACAGGTCTGGAAAATACTTTCCCAAAGAAAACTCCTCCTGAGACTTCTCTTCTCTCCTGCAGGTTGAAATGTCTCTTCCAGATCCCCCTTGGGACTtctcccctccttctttcttaGAGACTTCTTCCCCCAAGCTTCCCAGCTGGAGGCCCCCAAGATCAAGACCACGCTGGGGCCAATCCCCACCTCCCCAGCAGCGCAGTgatggagaagaagaagaggaggtggCCAGCTTCAGTGGCCAGATTCTTGCTGGGGAGCTTGACAACTGTGTGAGCAGTACCCCGGACTTCCCCATGCATTTGGCCTGCCCTGAGGAGGAAGATAAAGCAACAGCAGCAGAGACGGCAGTGCCAGCAGCTGGTGATGAGAGCATCTCCTCCCTGAGTGAGCTGGTGCGGGCCATGCACCCATACTGCCTGCCCAACCTCACCCAACTGGCATCACTTGAGGCTGAGCTTCAGGAGCAGCCAGATGATCTGACGCTGCCTGAGGGCTGTGTAGTGCTGGAGATTGTGGGCCAGGCAGCCACAGCTGGCGATGACCTGGAGATACCAGTTGTGGTGCGACAGGTCTCTCCTGGACCCCAGCCTGTGCTCCTGGATGACTCGCTAGAGACTAGTTCTGCCTTGCAGCTGCTGATGCCTACACTGGAGTCAGAGACGGAGGCTGCTGTGCCCAGGATAACCCTCTGCTCTGAGAAGAAGGGGTTGTCATTGAACTCAGAGGAGAAGCTGGACTCAGCCTGCTTATTGAAGCCCAGGGAGGTCATGGAGCCAGTGGTGCCCAAGGAGCCTCAGAACCCACCTGCCAATGCAGCACCGGGTTCCCAGAGAGCTCGAAAGGGCAGGAAGAAGAAGAGCAAGGAGCAGCCAGCAGCCTGTGTGGAAGGCTatgccaggaggctgaggtcatcTTCTCGTGGGCAGTCTGCCGTAGGTACGGAAGTGACCGCTCAGGTAGACAACTTGCAGAAACAGCCTCAGGAAGAACTTCAAAGAGAGTCTGGGCCTCTCCAGGGTAAGGGGAAGCCTCGGGCTTGGGCTCGGGCCTGGGCAGCTGCCTTGGAGAATTCTAGCCCTAAGAACTTGGAGAGAAGTGCTGGACAATGTAGTCCTGCTAAAGAAGGCCCTCTAGACCTCTACCCCAAGTTGACTGACACTATCCAAGCCAACCCTGTACCAACCCATCTCTCATTGGTCAACTCTGCCCAAGCCAGCCCCATGCCAGTTGACTCTGTTGAAGCTGATCCCACTGCAGTTGGCTCTGTTCTAGCTGGCCCTGTACCTGTTGACCCTGGGTTGGTTGACCTTGCTTCAACCAGTTCAGAACTGGTTGAGCCTCTCCCTGCTGGGCCAGTGCTGATCAACCCAGTCCTGGCTGACTCAGCAGCAGTTGACCCTGCAGTGGTTCCCATCTCAGATAACTTGCCACCAGTTGATGCTGTCCCATCTGGCCCAGCACCAGTTGATCTAGCACTAGTTGACCCTGTTCCTAATGACCTGACTGCAGTTGACCCAGTGCTAGTTAAGTCCAGACCAACTGATCCCAGACGTGCTGCAGTGTCATCAGCCCTGGGGGGTCCAGCCCCCCAGCTCCTCCTGGAGTCAGAGTCCTTGGACCCACCAAAGACCATCATCCCTGAAGTCAAAGAGGTTGTGGATTCTCTGAAAATTGAAAGTGGTACCAGTGCTACAACCCATGAAGCCAGACCTCGGCCTCTCAGCTTATCTGAATACCGGCGACGAAGGCAGCAACGCCAagcagaaacagaagagagaagtcCCCAGCCCCCAACTGGGAAGTGGCCTAGCCTTCCAGAGACTCCCACAGGACTGGCAGACATCCCTTGTCTTGTCATCCCACCAGCCCCAGCCAAGAAGACAGCTCTACAGAGAAGCCCTGAAGCGCCCCCTGAGACTTGCCTTGTGCCTGTAGGTCCCAGCCCTGCTTCTCCTGGTCCTGAGCCACCTGTAAGCAAATCTGTGGCCTCAGCTCTCACTGAGCAGGTGCCATCCCAGGAGATGCCATTGTTGGCGAGACCTTCCTCTCCTGTGCAGTCTGTGTCCCCTGTTGTGCCCACACCTCCTGCAATGCCTACTGCCCTGTCTTTCCCTGCAGGTGGGCTGGGCATACCCCCCAGTCTGCCGCCACCTCCCTTGCAGCCTCCTAGTCTTCCAGTGTCTATGGGTCCAGTCCTACCTGATCCATTTACTCACTATGCCCCCATGCCACCCTGGCCTTGTTATCCTCCTGTGTCCCCTTCTGGCTATCCTTGCCTGCCCCCCCCACCGACAGTGCCCCTAGTGTCTGGTACTCCTGGCGCCTATGCCATGCCTCCCACTTGCAATGTGCCTTGGGCACCCCCACCTGCCCCAGTCTCACCTTACAGTTCCACCTGTACCTATGGGTCCTTGGGATGGGGCCCAGGGCCTCAACATGCTCCATTCTGGTCTACTGTACCCCCGCCTCCTTTGCCTCCAGCCTCCGTTGGGAGAGCTGTTCCCCAAGCTAAGATGGAGTCTAGGGGCACTCCAGCTGGCCCTCCTGAAAATGTACTTCCCGTGTCGATGACTCCTCCCCTCAGTGGGCTACCTGGCCACGGAGCTCCACAGATAGAGCCTACCAAGGTGGAGGTCAAGCCAGTGCTTGCATCTCCCCATCCGAAACATAAGGTGTCTGCCCTGGTGCAAAGTCCCCGGCTGAAGGCTCCAGCGGCTCCAGCATGTGTGTCTGCTGAAGGTGTGACTGTTGAGGAGCCTGCATCAGAGGGGCTAaagcctgagacccaggagaccAGGCCCAGGGAGAAGCCCCCCTTGCCTGCTACCAAGGCTGTTCCGACACCAAGGCAGAGCACTGTCTCCAAGCTGCCTGCTGTCCACCCAGCCCGTCTAAGGAAGCTGTCCTTTCTGCCTACCCCACATACTCAGGGTTCTGAAGATGTGGTACAGGCTTTCATCAGTGAGATTGGTGAGTGCCACACAGTTCCCCTACATAGTCCCCAAGTTGGCTGGGGGACTCTTCTCTGTAGAACAGGATAAGCCACCCTGATGAGGCTGGCCTTTGTTGGATTTCTTTGGGGGAGTTTTTTGTtttcgttgttttgttttgagacggagtctggctgtgtcgccaggctggagtgcagtggcgcaatctcggctcactgcaacctccacctcccaggttcatgccattctcctgcctcagcctcccaagtagctgggactacaggtgcccaccaccatgtccagctaatttttgtatttctagtagagacgaggtttcaccatgttaggcaggttgatcttgatctcctgatcttgtgattcacccgcctcaaccttccaaagtgctgggattacaggcgtgagccgccgcgccagaccttttttttttttttttttttttttttttgagatggagtctccctctgtcgcccaggctggagtgcagtggcgcgatcttgactcactgcaacctccgcctcctgggttcaagcgattctcctgcctctgcctccccagtagctggcattataggtgctCACatccacacccggctaatttttatatttttagtggaggtgaggtttcaccatgttggccaggttggtctcaatctcttgacctcatgatccccccgcctcagccttccaaagtactgggattataggtgtgagccaccgtgcctagcctgtttctgtttttaagagatgaggtctccctgtgttgcccaggctggacttgaactcctgggctcaagtggtcctcccacctcagccttccaagtagcttggatttataggcacagatgtgtgccaccatgcctggctgtggaGGGTTCTTCAGAGGCAGAGCTCTGGGTTGGTTTGAATCCTTCATGCTTTGTGCTGCTACCTTGGTTCACTTAGTACAGAGGGCAGGGGGAGTGGAAAGGGAGAAGTGAGATGATTTGGGGGCTTCCTGGGACCTGTGTACTCAGTTGATAGGGGCTCGTTTTCAATCCTGTGTTGTGTGCCTCCACAGGTATTGAGGCATCGGACCTGTCCAGTCTGCTGGAGCAGTTTGAGAAATCAGAAGGTGAGGGAACATGGGTAGTTTTGTTCCAACTCTTTTTTTGGTGATACTTCTTTTGGGCCTAGCCCTGTAGTTGCTTTAACTAGGGTGAGAGGGGACAGCCTTAGCCACTAGAGCAGCTCCCTAATTGGAAGATGGAGACAAGATTGAACTGTGATGGTAATCCAAGCTAGGGACGGCAGTGATACAGGAAGGAAGGTATTATAAAAGAGTAGACTGagaatccaggccgggcgcggtggctcatgactgtaatcccagcactttgggaagctgaggcgggcggatcacgaagtcaggaatttgagactagcctggccaacatggtgaaaccccatctctactaaaaatacaaaacttagctgggcgaggtggcgggtgcctgtaatcccagcttctcgggaggctgaggcaggaggattgtttgcaCCCAGCAgacagagattgtagtgagccgagattgtgctgttgcattttagcctgggcgacagggtgagactccgtctcaaaaaaaaaaaaaaagggaatccaAGCAGGTTGGGGTTGTTTAGGGACGTTTTTCTAGAGGGAAGTAGCTTTCAGGCTGGACATTGAAAGACAGGTAGGAATTCACAGAGAGAATATGTGTGGCAACTAAAGGCAAAGGGTAGGTATAGGAAGAATGGCATATGACACATTCGAAAGGCAATGAATAGCTGGCTTTCTCAGTATAAGGCATGGATGTAGGTGCTATGGAGGACACTGTATCCTGTTCTCAAGGAGCTTATGGTCTAACTGGGGAGAAGAATCTACAGAAATGATTCCTGAGTTGGTAACAAGGCAAAATAGAAAATGTGATTTGTAGAATGAGAGTAGGCTGTGAGGCCAGGAAGCTAGTTAGGCAGATCATAGATCACCTTGAACACTAGGCTTATACATTTGGACTTTATCTCAAATTCAGTGGAGGAATGTGGGTGTTTCTGAGCAGAAAAGAGACATGATTAAAAATAGTACTTGGTCATCCACTGGAGGAGACTGGATCTCTTCAGGGAGATCCCAACAGGGAATATATAGGCAAAGTGGATTTTCCTCCTTTGGGTCTCAAAGCAAGCCCTTCTGTGCCGCCTCAGTTAGAACATCTGGTTGGGCTTTTAACTAGTATGGTTTCTTTGCAGCCAAAAAGGAGTGTCCTCCTCCGGCTCCTGCTGACAGCTTGGCTGTAGGAAACTCAGGGTAAGTATGGAGATGTGAGCGAGTTACCCTACAGCTGTTGGTCAGCAGCCGGCTGACACTCCAGGACCATCAACTGGATGCGTCTGTTGCAGGGACGTTGTAGTCAGCTCTAGAGTCTTTCCCTGTTTCCCCACCCCTAACACTGCCCATCACTACTGGGCAGTATCTTGGGTGGTGAGGTGAGGACGGGCATGTTCACTGCCCTCCAGCTGATTCCAATCAGGGGTTCCAAATGTCCTGGAGGTGCCTTTTATCTCCTGGCAAGTCATGCCTTTGgggatttctttccttcatttaataACACTTTAAGTTCACTCAGTGCTGGTAATGTTGTAACTTAAAGTGGAGGAAGATATTAATGGCTAGGACTCATTTTTCATGTTCATGGTCCTCCATCCTGTTCTGCCAAGCATGTTCCCCTCCACATTGATTTCAGGTTGGTTTGAGCTGGGCAGGTGAGACTCCTGATGTGAAGGAAGTGGTGGGTATTCAAGGTCATGGCCAGCCTGCCTCTTGGAATTGGGCAGGGCTGAGTTGAGACCCAATCTGTAGTTCAGTCAATAAGACCCTTTTGTGCAGGAAGAAGATGATGGGGGCAGTTTGTGCATCCCATTCTTCTCTGCACCCACCCCCTCCCGTTGATTTGTGAGAAAGGCAAATGTACAAGATGTTGAGGAGGCAATGAATCAGGCTTTCCCTTTTCCCCCCCGCCAGCGGCGTTGACATTCCCCAGGAGAAGAGGCCCCTAGACCGGTTACAAGCCCCAGAACTGGCCAACGTGGCAGGTGGGTTCAGGGTGGGGAATTCTGCCTGTGATTAGTCTTTGCGGCAACAGTTGCTGAGCCTACTCCAAATCAATTGTGTGTAGGCATTAAGGATATAGAgatctggctgggcgcggtggctcaagcctgtaatcccagcactttgggaggccgagacgggcggatcacgaggtcaggagatcgagaccatcctggctaacatggtgaaaccccgtctctactaaaaaatacaaaaaactagccgggcgaggtggcgggcgcctgtagtcccagctactcgggaggctgaggcaggagaatggtctaaacccgggaggcggagcttgcagtgagctgagatccggccactgcaccccagcctgggcgacagagcaagactctgtctccaaaaaaaaaaaaaaaaaaggatatagaGATCTGATCTCCAGCCTTGAGGTACTCACAGTCTAGAGGGCAGATgtgtaaacaaatgagcatgttGAGTATCAGGTGCTATGTTACAGCctatgggccgggcacagtggctcgcgcctgtaatcccagcactttgggaggccgaggcaggtggatcacttgaggtcaggagtttgagaccagcctggcccacacggtgaaaccctatctttatttaaaaaatacaaaaattagttgggcgtggtggtacacgcctgtagtcccagctacttaggaggctgaggcaggagaatcacttaaatccaggaggcggagtttgcagtgagctaagattgtgccgctgcgctccagcctgggcgacagagcaagactccatctcaaaaaaaaaaaaaaaaaaggctgggcgcggtgactcacgcctgtaatcccagcactttgggaggctgaggcgggcggatcacgtggtcaggagattgagaccatcctggctaacacagtgaaaccccatctctactaaaaatacaaaaaaattagctgggcgtgatggtgggtgcctgtaggcccagctacttggaaggctgaggcaggagaatggcgtgaactcgggaggcggagcttgcagtgagccaagttcgcaccagtgccctccagcctgggcgacagagcgagactgtctcagaagaaaaaaaaaaaggccgggtgtggtggttcacgcctttaatcccagcagtttgggaggctgaggcaggtggatcacgaggtcaggagattgagaccatcctggctaacacagtgaaacccggtgtccgctaaaaatacaaaaaattagctgggcgtggtggtaggtacctgtagtcccagctacttgggaggctgaggcagaagaatggcatgaacccaggaggcggagcttgcagtgagctaagatggcgccactgcactccagcctgggtgacagagcgagactccgtcccaccaaaaaaaaaaaaaaaaaaaaacatatggaTTACAGTGAGATGTGAAGAGGGACAGTCAGGGTAGGGTTATATAGAAACTAATATCCTAAGCTGAGGCTTGAGAAACTATCAATCAGGTGGTAGATTTAGGGGAGAGGACATTCTAGGAAGACGGAGCAGCTTGAAtgaactgaagaaacaaaaccagCCAGGTATGTTTTGGGGAATTGTGAGTGGCTTGGTTTAGCTGGAGTGTAGTAGCTGATCAGGGCAGTGGGCAGAGGTAAAGCAAGAGATAAAATTGGAGTGGTAAATAGGTCAGATTATAGGGACCTCAAATGCCATATTAAGCTCTTTGGACTTTATCCTATGCATTGAAGAAACTTTACCAGATTGGTTTTTGGGTGCTCCATCTAGCAGGAATATAGAAGACAGGTGGATGACTCTGAAACTGGAAGTGGGGAGACCATCAGAATATGACTACATGAGTAGGCAAGATGCAGCCTAGAAGTCAGGCAGTACTGGGTGGAGGGGGCGGATCTGAGAATGGAGAGCTAGACTGTAGGACCTGCCCGCCAGCTAGGTCTGGGTAGTGAGAGGATGAGGGCTTTAGGAAGACCCTAGCTGGCTGGATTTCTCTTGCTGGTTCCCAAGTTGGGGAACATGGGGAAGGAACAGTTGAAGCAGTGGGAGAAGTTGGGCTGCTTACCTTGCTTGGTGTACTTTGTGAGATGAGGTGGGGGTCTCTGGAGGCTATATACACAGTATTTGGAAGTGTAGAATCGGATCTCACCCTGCTatctccatcctccctccccaccacaggGCTCACCCCTCCAGCTACCCCTCCCCACCAGTTATGGAAGCCCCTGGCTGCTGTCTCACTGCTGGCCAAAGCCAAATCTCCTAAGTCCACCGCCCAGGAGGGAACCCTGAAGCCTGAAGGAGTTACGGAGGCCAAACATCCAGCTGCAGTTCGCCTCCAAGAAGGGGTCCATGGCCCTAGTCGAGTCCATGTGGGCTCTGGGGACCATGACTATTGTGTCCGGAGCAGGACTCCCCCAAAAAAGATGCCTGCCCTAGTCATTCCAGAGGTGGGCTCCCGATGGAATGTCAAGCGCCATCAGGAC encodes the following:
- the PPRC1 gene encoding peroxisome proliferator-activated receptor gamma coactivator-related protein 1 isoform X4; its protein translation is MEELMLQDETLLGTMQSYMDASLISLIEDFGSLGESRLSLEDQNEVSLLTALTEILDNADSENLSPFDSIPDSELLVSPREGSSLHKLLTLSRTPPERDLITPVDPLGPSTGSSRGSGVEMSLPDPPWDFSPPSFLETSSPKLPSWRPPRSRPRWGQSPPPQQRSDGEEEEEVASFSGQILAGELDNCVSSTPDFPMHLACPEEEDKATAAETAVPAAGDESISSLSELVRAMHPYCLPNLTQLASLEAELQEQPDDLTLPEGCVVLEIVGQAATAGDDLEIPVVVRQVSPGPQPVLLDDSLETSSALQLLMPTLESETEAAVPRITLCSEKKGLSLNSEEKLDSACLLKPREVMEPVVPKEPQNPPANAAPGSQRARKGRKKKSKEQPAACVEGYARRLRSSSRGQSAVGTEVTAQVDNLQKQPQEELQRESGPLQGKGKPRAWARAWAAALENSSPKNLERSAGQCSPAKEGPLDLYPKLTDTIQANPVPTHLSLVNSAQASPMPVDSVEADPTAVGSVLAGPVPVDPGLVDLASTSSELVEPLPAGPVLINPVLADSAAVDPAVVPISDNLPPVDAVPSGPAPVDLALVDPVPNDLTAVDPVLVKSRPTDPRRAAVSSALGGPAPQLLLESESLDPPKTIIPEVKEVVDSLKIESGTSATTHEARPRPLSLSEYRRRRQQRQAETEERSPQPPTGKWPSLPETPTGLADIPCLVIPPAPAKKTALQRSPEAPPETCLVPVGPSPASPGPEPPVSKSVASALTEQVPSQEMPLLARPSSPVQSVSPVVPTPPAMPTALSFPAGGLGIPPSLPPPPLQPPSLPVSMGPVLPDPFTHYAPMPPWPCYPPVSPSGYPCLPPPPTVPLVSGTPGAYAMPPTCNVPWAPPPAPVSPYSSTCTYGSLGWGPGPQHAPFWSTVPPPPLPPASVGRAVPQAKMESRGTPAGPPENVLPVSMTPPLSGLPGHGAPQIEPTKVEVKPVLASPHPKHKVSALVQSPRLKAPAAPACVSAEGVTVEEPASEGLKPETQETRPREKPPLPATKAVPTPRQSTVSKLPAVHPARLRKLSFLPTPHTQGSEDVVQAFISEIGIEASDLSSLLEQFEKSEAKKECPPPAPADSLAVGNSGGVDIPQEKRPLDRLQAPELANVAGLTPPATPPHQLWKPLAAVSLLAKAKSPKSTAQEGTLKPEGVTEAKHPAAVRLQEGVHGPSRVHVGSGDHDYCVRSRTPPKKMPALVIPEVGSRWNVKRHQDITIKPVLSLGPAAPPPPCIAASREPLDHRTSSEQADPSAPCLAPSSLLSPEASPCRNDMNTRTPPEPSAKQRSMRCYRKACRSASPSSQGWQGRRGRNSRSVSSGSIRTSEASSSSSSSSSSSSRSRSRSLSPPHKRWRRSSCSSSGRSRRCSSSSSSSSSSSSSSSSSSSSRSRSRSPSPRRRSDRRRRYSSYRSHDHYQRQRVLQKERAIEERRVVFIGKIPGRMTRSELKQRFSVFGEIEECTIHFRVQGDNYGFVTYRYAEEAFAAIESGHKLRQADEQPFDLCFGGRRQFCKRSYSDLDSNREDFDPAPVKSKFDSLDFDTLLKQAQKNLRR
- the PPRC1 gene encoding peroxisome proliferator-activated receptor gamma coactivator-related protein 1 isoform X8 codes for the protein MAARRGRRDGVAPPPSGGPGPDPGGGARGSGWGSRSQAPYGTLGAVSGGEQVLLHEEGGDSGFVSLSRLGPSLRDKDLEMEELMLQDETLLGTMQSYMDASLISLIEDFGSLGESRLSLEDQNEVSLLTALTEILDNADSENLSPFDSIPDSELLVSPREGSSLHKLLTLSRTPPERDLITPVDPLGPSTGSSRGSGVEMSLPDPPWDFSPPSFLETSSPKLPSWRPPRSRPRWGQSPPPQQRSDGEEEEEVASFSGQILAGELDNCVSSTPDFPMHLACPEEEDKATAAETAVPAAGDESISSLSELVRAMHPYCLPNLTQLASLEAELQEQPDDLTLPEGCVVLEIVGQAATAGDDLEIPVVVRQVSPGPQPVLLDDSLETSSALQLLMPTLESETEAAVPRITLCSEKKGLSLNSEEKLDSACLLKPREVMEPVVPKEPQNPPANAAPGSQRARKGRKKKSKEQPAACVEGYARRLRSSSRGQSAVGTEVTAQVDNLQKQPQEELQRESGPLQGKGKPRAWARAWAAALENSSPKNLERSAGQCSPAKEGPLDLYPKLTDTIQANPVPTHLSLVNSAQASPMPVDSVEADPTAVGSVLAGPVPVDPGLVDLASTSSELVEPLPAGPVLINPVLADSAAVDPAVVPISDNLPPVDAVPSGPAPVDLALVDPVPNDLTAVDPVLVKSRPTDPRRAAVSSALGGPAPQLLLESESLDPPKTIIPEVKEVVDSLKIESGTSATTHEARPRPLSLSEYRRRRQQRQAETEERSPQPPTGKWPSLPETPTGLADIPCLVIPPAPAKKTALQRSPEAPPETCLVPVGPSPASPGPEPPVSKSVASALTEQVPSQEMPLLARPSSPVQSVSPVVPTPPAMPTALSFPAGGLGIPPSLPPPPLQPPSLPVSMGPVLPDPFTHYAPMPPWPCYPPVSPSGYPCLPPPPTVPLVSGTPGAYAMPPTCNVPWAPPPAPVSPYSSTCTYGSLGWGPGPQHAPFWSTVPPPPLPPASVGRAVPQAKMESRGTPAGPPENVLPVSMTPPLSGLPGHGAPQIEPTKVEVKPVLASPHPKHKVSALVQSPRLKAPAAPACVSAEGVTVEEPASEGLKPETQETRPREKPPLPATKAVPTPRQSTVSKLPAVHPARLRKLSFLPTPHTQGSEDVVQAFISEIGIEASDLSSLLEQFEKSEAKKECPPPAPADSLAVGNSGSSCSSSGRSRRCSSSSSSSSSSSSSSSSSSSSRSRSRSPSPRRRSDRRRRSYRSHDHYQRQRVLQKERAIEERRVVFIGKIPGRMTRSELKQRFSVFGEIEECTIHFRVQGDNYGFVTYRYAEEAFAAIESGHKLRQADEQPFDLCFGGRRQFCKRSYSDLDSNREDFDPAPVKSKFDSLDFDTLLKQAQKNLRR